The Paracoccus sp. MA genome contains a region encoding:
- the hisF gene encoding imidazole glycerol phosphate synthase subunit HisF, with protein sequence MLKTRVIPCLDVADGRVVKGVNFVDLVDAGDPVEAARAYDAAGADEICFLDIHATHENRGTMYDLVTRTAEACFVPLTVGGGVRSHQDVRALLLAGADKVSFNSAAVANPDVIAEAADRFGSQCIVCAIDAKTVAPGKWEIFTHGGRKPTGIDAVEFARTVAAKGAGEILLTSMDRDGTKSGFNIPLTRAVADAVNVPVIASGGVGMLEHLAEGVLEGHASAVLAASIFHFGTFTVAEAKAHLAAAGIPVRLT encoded by the coding sequence ATGCTCAAGACCCGTGTGATCCCCTGCCTGGATGTCGCCGATGGCCGCGTGGTCAAGGGCGTGAATTTCGTCGATCTCGTCGATGCCGGCGATCCGGTCGAGGCGGCGCGCGCCTATGACGCCGCCGGCGCGGACGAGATCTGTTTCCTCGACATCCATGCCACGCATGAGAATCGCGGCACCATGTACGACCTGGTGACGCGCACCGCCGAGGCCTGCTTCGTGCCGCTGACCGTGGGCGGCGGCGTGCGCAGCCACCAGGACGTGCGGGCGCTGCTGCTGGCCGGCGCGGACAAGGTCAGCTTCAACTCGGCCGCCGTGGCCAATCCCGACGTGATCGCCGAAGCCGCCGACCGTTTCGGCAGCCAGTGCATCGTCTGCGCCATCGACGCCAAGACCGTGGCGCCGGGGAAGTGGGAGATCTTCACCCATGGCGGCCGCAAGCCCACCGGCATCGACGCGGTGGAATTCGCCCGCACCGTGGCCGCCAAGGGCGCGGGCGAGATCCTGCTGACCAGCATGGACCGCGACGGCACCAAGTCGGGCTTCAACATTCCGCTGACCCGCGCCGTCGCCGATGCGGTGAACGTGCCGGTGATCGCCTCGGGCGGGGTCGGGATGCTGGAGCATCTGGCCGAGGGCGTGCTGGAGGGCCATGCCTCGGCGGTGCTGGCGGCCTCGATCTTCCATTTCGGCACCTTCACCGTGGCCGAGGCCAAGGCACATCTGGCCGCCGCCGGCATTCCCGTGAGGCTGACATGA
- the hisA gene encoding 1-(5-phosphoribosyl)-5-[(5-phosphoribosylamino)methylideneamino]imidazole-4-carboxamide isomerase yields the protein MILYPAIDLKDGNCVRLLRGDMEAATVFGSDPAAQARAFQDAGAEWLHLVDLNGAFAGKPVNAAAVEAILAAIEVPAQLGGGIRDMATIEAWLERGLARVILGTVAVEQPALVHEAAMAFPGKIAVGIDARGGRVATRGWAEETDVMAVDLAHRFEDAGVAAIIYTDIDRDGAMAGPNIAATEALARAVNIPVIASGGVSSMQDLMALRATGVIAGAISGRALYDGAIDLNAALKALA from the coding sequence ATGATCCTTTATCCCGCGATCGACCTCAAGGACGGCAATTGCGTGCGCCTGCTGCGCGGCGACATGGAGGCGGCGACCGTCTTCGGCTCGGACCCCGCCGCGCAGGCCCGCGCCTTTCAGGATGCCGGAGCGGAATGGCTGCATCTGGTCGATCTGAACGGCGCATTCGCCGGCAAGCCGGTGAACGCCGCCGCGGTCGAGGCGATCCTGGCCGCCATCGAGGTGCCGGCCCAGCTGGGCGGCGGCATCCGCGACATGGCGACCATCGAGGCCTGGCTGGAGCGCGGGCTGGCGCGGGTGATCCTGGGCACGGTGGCGGTCGAGCAGCCGGCGCTGGTGCACGAGGCGGCGATGGCCTTTCCCGGCAAGATCGCCGTCGGCATCGACGCCCGCGGCGGCCGGGTAGCGACGCGCGGCTGGGCCGAGGAGACCGACGTGATGGCCGTCGACCTGGCGCATCGCTTCGAGGACGCCGGCGTCGCCGCGATCATCTATACCGATATCGACCGCGACGGCGCCATGGCCGGCCCCAACATCGCCGCGACCGAGGCGCTGGCCCGGGCGGTGAACATTCCGGTCATCGCCTCGGGCGGGGTTTCCTCGATGCAGGACCTGATGGCGCTGCGCGCGACCGGGGTCATTGCCGGCGCCATCTCGGGCCGGGCGCTTTACGACGGCGCCATCGACCTGAACGCGGCGCTGAAGGCGCTGGCCTGA
- a CDS encoding DUF2147 domain-containing protein, whose product MRTLALAASLALAGAAAQAEGISGIFQTQPNDDGNVGMVQFYDCGGKYCGKLIKSFDKAGKEISSPHTGKNIVAGMTDEGGGKFSGGTIWDPGADKTYKSKMQLSGKTLSVSGCIAVFCKTQRWVQVK is encoded by the coding sequence ATGAGAACACTGGCTCTTGCCGCATCGCTCGCGCTCGCCGGCGCCGCCGCCCAGGCCGAAGGCATCAGCGGCATCTTCCAGACCCAGCCCAATGACGACGGCAATGTCGGCATGGTGCAGTTCTACGACTGCGGCGGCAAATATTGCGGCAAGCTGATCAAGAGCTTCGACAAGGCCGGGAAGGAAATCAGCTCGCCCCATACCGGCAAGAACATCGTCGCCGGCATGACCGACGAGGGCGGCGGCAAGTTCTCGGGCGGCACGATCTGGGACCCGGGCGCGGACAAGACCTACAAGTCGAAGATGCAGCTCAGCGGCAAGACGCTGAGCGTCTCGGGCTGCATCGCGGTGTTCTGCAAGACGCAGCGCTGGGTCCAGGTAAAATAG
- the hisH gene encoding imidazole glycerol phosphate synthase subunit HisH, with amino-acid sequence MRVALVDYDSGNLHSAEKAFALMGREAGAEVVVTSDPAVVARAERIVLPGDGAFPACRAALDAVPGMVEALREAVLDRAVPFMGICVGMQMLAEIGHEYRDTAGLGWIGGEIEAIDAPGLKVPHMGWNDLTVLRPHPLLDGIATGDHAYFVHSWQFRVADPAHLLATADYGGPVTAVVGKGNIVGTQFHPEKSQAVGLRIIGNFLRWRP; translated from the coding sequence ATGCGCGTCGCGCTGGTCGATTACGACAGCGGCAACCTGCATTCGGCCGAGAAGGCCTTCGCGCTGATGGGGCGCGAGGCCGGGGCCGAGGTCGTGGTGACCTCCGATCCCGCGGTGGTGGCCCGCGCCGAGCGCATCGTGCTGCCGGGCGACGGTGCCTTTCCGGCCTGCCGGGCGGCGCTCGACGCCGTGCCGGGCATGGTCGAGGCGCTGCGCGAGGCGGTGCTGGACCGTGCCGTGCCCTTCATGGGCATCTGCGTCGGCATGCAGATGCTGGCCGAGATCGGCCATGAATATCGCGATACCGCCGGGCTGGGCTGGATCGGCGGCGAGATCGAGGCCATCGACGCCCCCGGCCTGAAGGTGCCGCATATGGGCTGGAACGACCTGACGGTGCTGCGCCCACATCCGCTGCTGGACGGCATCGCCACCGGCGACCATGCCTATTTCGTGCATAGCTGGCAATTCCGCGTCGCCGATCCGGCGCATCTGCTGGCCACGGCGGATTACGGCGGCCCAGTGACGGCGGTGGTCGGGAAGGGCAATATCGTCGGCACCCAGTTCCATCCCGAGAAGTCGCAGGCCGTCGGGCTGCGGATCATCGGCAATTTCCTGCGCTGGCGCCCGTGA